The following is a genomic window from Janibacter sp. DB-40.
CGGCTCCTGCCGTCCTCGCCCTCGACCCGGCTGACTCCGACGTCGAGCACCGCGGCGCCCGGTTTGACCATGTCCGCGGTGATGATCCCGGGCACGCCGGCGGCCGCGACGACGATGTCAGCCGAACGCACCTCTGCCGCAAGGTCCCTCGTCCCCGTGTGGCACAGGACCGGCGTGGCGTTCTCGCTGCGTCGGGTGAGGATCAGGCCGAGCGGCCGACCCACGGTGATCCCGCGCCCGACGACCGCGACCTTGGCGCCCCTGATCGGCACGTCGTGCCGACGGAGCAGCTCGATGCACCCCATCGGGGTGCACGGCAGCGGGCCCGGCTCCCCCAGCACCAGTCGGCCGAGGTTGACCGGGTGGAGCCCGTCGACGTCCTTGCCGGGGTCGACGGCCGAGAGGATCGCGGTCTCGTCGAGCCCCGTCGGCTGCTGCACGAGGAAGCCGGTGCACTCCGGGTCCTCGTTGAGCTCCCGGACGACGGCCAGGACCTCCTCGAGCGTGGAGTCGGCCGGCAGGTCACGGCGGATGCTCGTGATCCCGATCTCGGCGCAGTCCTTGTGCTTGGCGCCGACGTACCAGCGGCTGCCGGGGTCGTCACCGACGAGGACGGTGCCCAGGCCGGGGGTGATGCCGCGCTCCTTGAGCGTGGCCACCCGGCCCCTGAGCTCGTCCTTGATCGATGCGAGCGCCGCCTTGCCGTCGAGGATCTGTGCAGTCACGTGGTCATCCTTCCAGTGCGGGGCGCTGATCAGTGGGCGAAGTGCCGGGTGCCGGTGAAGTACATCGTGATCCCGGCCGCCTCCGCCGCGGCGACGACCTCGTCGTCACGCACCGACCCTCCGGGCGCGACGACCGCGGAGACCCCGGCGTCCAGGAGGACCTGCAGACCGTCCGCGAAGGGGAAGAACGCGTCGGAGGCCGCCACGGCCCCCTTCGCCCGCTCCTCGCCCGCACGGCCGACCGCGAGGTGGCAGGAGTCGACCCGGTTGACCTGACCCATCCCGATGCCGACGGAGCCGCCGTCCCTGGCCAGCAGGATCGCGTTGGACTTCGTCGCACGCACCGCGCGCCACGCGAACGCGAGGTCCGCGAGGGTCGCCTCGTCCGCGGCCTCACCCGCGACACGGGTCCACGCCTCAGGAGCGTCACCGTGCCCCTGGGTCGGCTTCTCGCCGTCCGTCGCCTCGACGACCGCATCGATCGCGTCCCGGTCCTGGACGAGGAGTCCGCCCGAGACCGGCCGCATCTCGACACCGCCGGTGGTCGGCGTGGCGACCGTGAGCAGGCGGCGGTTCTTCTTCTCCTTGAGGATCTCGAGCGCGTCGGGGTCGAAGTCCGGTGCGAGCACGACCTCCGAGAAGGTGTCGTTGAGCGCGGTGGCCATCGCCGCGGTGACCGGGCGGTTGCTGGCGACGATGCCGCCGTAGGCGGAGACGGGGTCGCAGGCGTGGGCGCGCTCGTACGCGGCCTCGATGCTGTCGCCGACGGCGATGCCGCACGGGTTGGCGTGCTTGATGATCGCGACGGTCGGCTGGTCGCCGTGGTCGTGCGCGGCGCGCAGGGCGGCGTCCGCGTCGACGTAGTTGTTGTAGGACATCTCCTTGCCGTGCAGCTGCTCGGCCTGTGCCAGCCCCTCGACACCGTCGGCGACGTACAGGGCCGCACCCTGGTGCGGGTTCTCGCCGTAACGCAGGCCGGACTTCTTCGTCCAGGTCCCGCCGAGCCATCCCGGGAACCGGGTCTCGTCGCTCGGGCTGACGACCGAGCCGAGCCAGGAGGCGACCGCCACGTCGTAGGTCGCGGTGTGCACGAAGGCCTCGGTGGCGAGCCGCTCGCGCTGGGCCAGGGTGAAGCCGCCGCCGCGCACCGACTCGAGGACCTCGCCGTAGCTGGTCGGGTCGGTGACGATCGCGACGGACGCGTGGTTCTTCGCCGCCGCACGCACCATCGTCGGACCGCCGATGTCGATCTTCTCGATGCAGTCCTGCACGCCCGCACCGGAGGCGACGGTGTCGGCGAAGGGGTAGAGGTTGACCACGACGAGGTCGAAGGGGGCGACCTCCAGCTCCTCGAGCTGGCGCACGTGGTCGGGCAGGCGGGTGTCGGCGAGGATGCCGGCGTGGACGCGCGGGTGCAGCGTCTTCACCCGGCCGTCGAGGCACTCGGGGAAGCCGGTGAGGTCCTCCACCTTGGTCACGGGCAGGCCGAGATCCTCGATCGCGGCGGCCGAACCACCGGTGGAGACCAGCTCGACGCCCGCCTCGGCGAGACCCCGGACGAGATCCTCCAGACCGGTCTTGTCGAAGACGGAGACGAGGGCGCGGCGGACGGGACGGGGATCGGACACGGATGCTCCTGGTGGGTCGGCTTCGTGGTGGGCGCACCCAGGCGGGCGATGCACCCCGACTTCCACTCCCCGGTGGTGATCCACCTTCGCCAGTCGTGTGGGGCCAGTCTATGGCGGCGCGGACGGGGCCAGCCAATCAGCCGACGAGGCAGCGACGCCCCTCGACCCGCCAGCCACCCGTGGCCATCCGCGTGACGACGTCGACGAGCATGATGCGCTCGACCGCCTTGATCCGCTCGTGGAGCGTCTCCTCCGTGTCGTCGTCGGTGATCTCGACGACGCGCTGCTCGATGATCGGGCCGGTGTCGACCCCCGCGTCGACGAGGTGGGCGGTCGATCCGGTGACGCGCACGCCGTGCGCGAGGGCGTCACGCACCCCGTGCGCACCGGGGAAGGAGGGAAGCAGCGCCGGGTGGGTGTTGATGAACGTGGCGCACCCGAGCGTGGTCGGGCCCAGGATCTTCATGAACCCCGCGGTGACGACGAGGTCGGGGGCGTACTCGCGCACCTGCTTGGCCAGGGCCACGTCCCAGGCAGCCCGGTCGGGGTGGGCCGAGACGGCTTCGACGAATGTCGGGACACCGGCCCGCTCGGCCCGCTCGAGTCCGGTGCAGCTCTCCCGGTCGGCACCGACCGCGACGACCTGTGCCGGGAGCACGCCGGCCGCCTGCGCGTCGAGCAGGGCCTGCAGCAGGGAGCCGGATCCGGAGACGAGGACGAGGAGACGAAGGGGGCCGCTCACCAGGGGAGTCTATCCGCGCCGGTCAGCGGCGCAGGACCCACCACTCGCGGGCGAAGACCACCAGGGCCCCCGACCCGAGCTCGAGCGCGAGCGCGAGGCCGAGCAGCCCGCCGGGTGCGCCGACGTGGGCGAGGTGCTCGGCGCCGAGCGACCCACCGCCGAGCGCGTCGAGCGCGACGACCCCGAGCGCCGCGACGGCGACGGAGACGGCGATGACCGCGAGCTTGGTCTGGGTCGCGGCTAGCCGGGGCACCCAGACGAGCGTCTCGCGGCCCAGCCACGCGCCGACGAGCACCGGCAACAGCACGAGCAGGCCCGTGGCCCACGGCAGGTCCCCGGCTGCGGCTGCGCCGCGAGCACCGGGACCATCGGCAGCAGCCCGGAGTCGGCCGTGGCCCACGTGGTGGCGGCTCCCCCGGTGGCGAAGCCCGGCCCGGCGGCGAAGCTGGCCCCCCAGATGCCCAGGTTGGGCAGCGCGCCGACCTGCAGCAGCACCAGCAGCAGTCCACCGAAGAAGCCCGCCCCGAGGTCGGCGTGGACCTGCAGCACGCGCGCGATGTTGACCCCGGTGGCCACGAGCACGAGCACGGAACCGACCGCGACGGTGACGACGGCCCCCTTCGCCCCGGGGACGAGGCCGCGGTGCACGGCCACGGGCGCGCGCTCCCACACGCCGAGGACGCGGTCCGGCAACCCGTGCGCCCATGCCAGCGCGACGACGGGCAGGACCACGAGCGGCAGGAGGAGGGAGAGCGGGTCCGCGCCCACGGGTGACAGCAGGCCCAGCAGGGCCACGATCCCACCGACCCCGGCGTACCCGCCGAGCCAGGAGCCCTGCAGGCGTAGGTCGGGCGCCTGCGGCAGGCCCCGGCGTGCGCCGTACCGTGCGAGCCCGAGCAGGGCGAGGGTCCACACCAGCGGGGTGAGCGCCAGGGTGCCGCCCTCGAGGTCGAGCCGGGCACCGCCGAGCACGAGCCACAGGAGCGCCCCGGAGCCGATCGACTCCCCCACGCCGGCAGCGGCACGAGGGACGGCGAGCGCTGCCAGGAGGACGAGCACCACGGGTGCACACAGCCCCGCGAGGGCCGTCAACGCCCCCGTCCCGGCGGCCCGCAGCTCGGGACGCCGGCGGCGGTCCTGGTCGACGGTGGTCGCGGACCTGATGAGCTCCAGCACGGTCACGCCCCCATGGTCGCCCACGAACCCACACGCGTGGCGCAGACAAGCCGTAGCGTCGGAGGTGAATTGTCGAGGCCGATGCAACCACGTGCCCGACTCGCGCGTCTGGAGGGGTGAATGAAGGGAGGGAAGGTGCCGGCGGCGGCCGAGTTCGACGAGTTCTACCGAGCCTCCGCGCAACGAGTCGTGCATGTCGTCTACGCGTCCACGGGTGACCTCGAGCTGGCGAGGGACGCCACGCAGGAGGCGTTCTCCCGGGCGTGGCAGCGCTGGGACCAGGTGAGCGCAGCCGATGAGCCGCTCGCCTGGGTGCGCACCGTCGCGCGGCGCATCGCCATCTCCACATGGCGCAAG
Proteins encoded in this region:
- a CDS encoding DUF6350 family protein, with protein sequence MTVLELIRSATTVDQDRRRRPELRAAGTGALTALAGLCAPVVLVLLAALAVPRAAAGVGESIGSGALLWLVLGGARLDLEGGTLALTPLVWTLALLGLARYGARRGLPQAPDLRLQGSWLGGYAGVGGIVALLGLLSPVGADPLSLLLPLVVLPVVALAWAHGLPDRVLGVWERAPVAVHRGLVPGAKGAVVTVAVGSVLVLVATGVNIARVLQVHADLGAGFFGGLLLVLLQVGALPNLGIWGASFAAGPGFATGGAATTWATADSGLLPMVPVLAAQPQPGTCRGPRACSCCCRCSSARGWAARRSSGCPG
- a CDS encoding bifunctional methylenetetrahydrofolate dehydrogenase/methenyltetrahydrofolate cyclohydrolase, whose protein sequence is MTAQILDGKAALASIKDELRGRVATLKERGITPGLGTVLVGDDPGSRWYVGAKHKDCAEIGITSIRRDLPADSTLEEVLAVVRELNEDPECTGFLVQQPTGLDETAILSAVDPGKDVDGLHPVNLGRLVLGEPGPLPCTPMGCIELLRRHDVPIRGAKVAVVGRGITVGRPLGLILTRRSENATPVLCHTGTRDLAAEVRSADIVVAAAGVPGIITADMVKPGAAVLDVGVSRVEGEDGRSRIAGDVADDVAEVAGWISPNPGGVGPMTRAMLLANVVEAAERAL
- the purN gene encoding phosphoribosylglycinamide formyltransferase; this encodes MSGPLRLLVLVSGSGSLLQALLDAQAAGVLPAQVVAVGADRESCTGLERAERAGVPTFVEAVSAHPDRAAWDVALAKQVREYAPDLVVTAGFMKILGPTTLGCATFINTHPALLPSFPGAHGVRDALAHGVRVTGSTAHLVDAGVDTGPIIEQRVVEITDDDTEETLHERIKAVERIMLVDVVTRMATGGWRVEGRRCLVG
- a CDS encoding DUF6350 family protein, with the protein product MLLPVLVGAWLGRETLVWVPRLAATQTKLAVIAVSVAVAALGVVALDALGGGSLGAEHLAHVGAPGGLLGLALALELGSGALVVFAREWWVLRR
- the purH gene encoding bifunctional phosphoribosylaminoimidazolecarboxamide formyltransferase/IMP cyclohydrolase, coding for MSDPRPVRRALVSVFDKTGLEDLVRGLAEAGVELVSTGGSAAAIEDLGLPVTKVEDLTGFPECLDGRVKTLHPRVHAGILADTRLPDHVRQLEELEVAPFDLVVVNLYPFADTVASGAGVQDCIEKIDIGGPTMVRAAAKNHASVAIVTDPTSYGEVLESVRGGGFTLAQRERLATEAFVHTATYDVAVASWLGSVVSPSDETRFPGWLGGTWTKKSGLRYGENPHQGAALYVADGVEGLAQAEQLHGKEMSYNNYVDADAALRAAHDHGDQPTVAIIKHANPCGIAVGDSIEAAYERAHACDPVSAYGGIVASNRPVTAAMATALNDTFSEVVLAPDFDPDALEILKEKKNRRLLTVATPTTGGVEMRPVSGGLLVQDRDAIDAVVEATDGEKPTQGHGDAPEAWTRVAGEAADEATLADLAFAWRAVRATKSNAILLARDGGSVGIGMGQVNRVDSCHLAVGRAGEERAKGAVAASDAFFPFADGLQVLLDAGVSAVVAPGGSVRDDEVVAAAEAAGITMYFTGTRHFAH